From the Micromonospora echinospora genome, the window CGGACGGCGTACCGCACCGCTGGCGGCTCGGCCGCGCCGAGGTGCGGCTGCTGCCGATGGGCGGCGGCCCGGGAACGGGGGCGCAGGCGCGCCGACGGCGGGCGGTGGCGGCGCTCGGCGGGCTGCGCAAGCCGCTCGAGTTGGCGTACACCCGGTTCTGGTCGGCGACCATGCGGGAGCGTGCCTGGCGGCGGCTCGAACCGTCCCTGTGGCAGTACGAGCGGGCGTACGGGCCGGTGGTGGACGCCCTCGACCCGGACCTCGTGCACGCCCACGACTTCCGGATGCTCGGGGTGGGCGCGCGGGCCAAACTGCGGGCCCGGGAACGGGGGCGGACGGTCCGGCTGCTCTGGGACGCGCACGAGTTCCTGCCCGGCATCAAGCCGTGGCGGGACAACGTCCGCTGGCTGCCCGCCCACCGGGCGCACGAACGGGAGTACGCCCCGTACGCCGACGCCGTGGTCACCGTCTCCGACGAACTGGCCCGGCTGTTGCAGGCCGAACACGGCCTCGCCGAGCGGCCGGCGGTGGTGCTCAACGCCCCGGACCTGCCCGACGGGGTGACCCCGACGGAGTCGCTGCGCCAGCGGTGCGGGATCGGACCGGAGGTGCCGCTGCTGGTCTACAGCGGAGCGGCGGCCCCGCAGCGCGGGCTGGGCGTGCTGGTGGAGGCGCTGCCCGCGCTGCCCGGCTCGCACCTCGCGTTCGTGGTGAACCGGCCGGACGGCGACTACGTCCAGGGTCTGGTCGCGCGGGCGACCGAACTCGGCGTGGCCGACCGGCTGCACGTCGGCGGGTACGTCGCCGCCGACGAGGTGGTGTCGCTGCTCGCCGGGGCGGACGTCGGGGTGATCCCGATCGAGCACTGGCCGAACCACGAGATCGCCCTGATCACGAAGTTCTTCGAGTACTCGCACGCCCGGCTGCCGATCGTGGTCAGCGACGTACGGACCATGGCGGAGACGGTCCGGCGTACCGGTCAGGGCGAGGTGTTCCGCGCCGGGGACGTCGCCGACCTGGTCCGCGCGGTCCGGACGGTGCTCGCCGACCCGGCCCGCTACCGCGCCGCGTACGACGCGCCGGGGCTGCTGAAGTCGTGGTCCTGGCCGGCCCAGGCCGAGGTGCTCGACCGGATTTATACGTTTCTGCTTCCGCCCGGAAATGGCACGATCACGCCGTGACCGTGTTGATGTCCCCGGAACAGATCGCCCACCGAACCGCACGTGCCGTCGACGCGGCTGTCCACGCCGGACGCGGTCTCGGGCTCACCGTGACCGACCCGAAGGTGCTGTACGAGGTGTTCTCGGTGGTCGTCCACCTCGCGCCGTCGCCGGTCGTGGCCCGGGTGCTCACGGTGCTGCCGCACTACGCGGACCTCGACAGCCAGGCGGCCAGGCAGCGGGCGGAACTGGATGTGACCCGGTGGCTCGCCGACCGGGGCGTGCCGGTCATCCCGCCCAGCCCGCTCGTGCCCCGGGAACCGGTCCAGCGTGACGGGTTCTCGATGACGTTCTGGCAGCTCGTCGACGTGGACCCGGACGCCCAGCCCGACTACGTGGCGAACGCCGGCCTCGTCGCCGACCTGCACGCCGCGATGCGCGACTACCCGGGCGACCTCTCGTTCCTGTCCGCTGCCGAACCCCGGTTCGTCGAGGACAGCCTCGCTCTCCTTGCGGATCACCCCGACCTGCTCGACCCGGCCGACCTGGACCGCGCCCGCCGCGAGTGGCAGGTCCTGGAACCCCTCGTGCGGTCCCGTGCGACGTTCGAGCGCACGTTCCCGGGGATCGACCTCCAGCCCATCCACGGCGACTGCCCCGCGGTGAACATCGTCCCCGAGGCGCGCGGGCACCTGTACGCCGACTTCGAGATGGTCATGTCGGGACCGGTGGAGTGGGACCTCGCCGGCCTCGGCCCCGACTGCGAGGCCGCCTACGACCGCGAAGCGCGGCGCAGGGGCCTGCGGGAGTTGAACAAGGACGTCCTGGGCTTCGTCAACGCGGTGGGGATGCTGCGGGGTGTCGCCTGCCTCGCGCTCGCGCCGCAACTGCCCATGCTGGCCGACGCCACCCGGCCGCTCCTCGAACAGTGGCGGTCCATGCCCTTCGCGGGCGGTCTGACCGGCTGACGGCCGGTCGACGCGTCAGGCGCGGCGGCGATACCGGTCCGGTCAGCCGTGGCCCGCCGTCCGCTGCGCCTGCGTCGTCCGAGGCTGCGGGGCGACCGGGGGCAGGCCGGCGGGTCCACGATTCCGGCGTACGGTCGGCAGGGTCGCCGGCCGTCGGGGCGCGGGTGAGCGTTGCTGCACCCGTAGCCCAGCCGGCTGCACGAAGATCGACCGCCGGGTGAGCGCCTCACCCTTCCTGTCGAGCTGGTAGCCGTCCAGCCAGACCCACCCGTCGAAGGTGGCCCGGTCGAGCACCCGGATCACCCGGAACATGATCGGCGTGACGAACTGGACGCTGGCCGCGCGGGTCACCAGCACCAGGTCACCGGCCCTGGGCAGGGGAGCGGTCATCGCCAGCCGAACACGCCACGGTGCCGACGCCATGCCCTGATCCGGGCCCGGGCGGCCTCGACCATCGGGCAGAACCCGGTCTCCGTGCACCTCGGGCAACGACTGTGGCGGTGGTGGTCCAGGCAGTACCAGGCCGCCTGCACCAGGAACGGCACCTCGCGTGGTACAGGGGTCCCGGCGCGCCAGCCGATTGCCGTTGCCCGGTCGGGGGCATGAACCGCCCTGGCCGTTGAAGGGCCTTGCTTGTCCGCCTCGTCCGATAGCGGGGGCGGCGCGGGATGTGATCTGCGCCGTGGCGGGTTGGCTAGCGCGTTCCACGACGCCGGTAGTCGGCGATCCGGGCAGCGCCGCCAAGAGTTGAGGCCGCACGAACACCCAAGACGCAGCCAGCGGCGAAGCACCGGACGGTGTGCGGGGACGAACGGGACCGGCCGTTCTCTCCGTGATCGGGGCATGGCTTTTACGCTCTCGCCCCACGCCGCACTTGTCAAGCGTGTAGTGCGCGTTTGACAAGTGGTTAACCGTGCACTACACGTTTGACAACTTCACGCGTGGCTAACCTGCGGACGTGCCAGACCACCTGTACGGGCCGCAGGAAATCGGGGAGCGGCTTGGCGTCTCGCGGGAGCGGGTCCGACAGTTGACCCTCCGCCCGGACTGGCCTGCGCCCTACGACCGGCTTGCCATGGGAACGGTCTGGCGCAAGGAGGACATCGAGGAGTGGATCGGAAAGTACCGCCCACACCTGATCGAAGCTGACGACGACGAGGCAACGGGCGCGTAGCCCCAGATCGGCGGATAACTGCCCAGCCTTTGGCGCGCTCGAATCATTCCGACTACCGACACGCTGTTGGTGGCACCGTCGGTGCCACCAGGGGGCGTACGATCGGCTCATGACCACGAAGCGCAGCGTCAGCCTGCCCGACGACGTCGCCAGGTACCTCGACGAGCAGCCGAACATCTCCGCTGCCATCGCTGACGCCGTCCGGTTGCAGATGGCGACGGGGCGACTGGAGGACGTGCTGCGTCGCGTCGGCATGGAGGTGACCGAAGAAGGTAAGGCCAGTTGGCGCTCCAGGCTGGCCCAGCCCATCCCCGCCGAGGCCCTGGCCGAGGGACGTCGCCTCCTCGACGAGGCGGCATGAGGGACGGCGTCGCGGTGGTGCTCGACGCTACCGCCCTGATCGCCTACACGCGTGGCCAGGTCGCGGTCGGGGAACTGATGGCCGAGGTGGCGGACGAAGGTCGACACGTGGCCGTACCCGCCGCCTGCCTGTCTGCCGCCTACGCCGCAGGCCGCAATGACCTCGACGCCGCCATGCTCGGACTCCTCATGACCTCTCCCGTCGTGCGGATCGTGCCGCTCGGCCCGGAGACCGCCCGTCAGGTGGGAGTACGTGCCCGGACCGTTGAGGGAGACCTCGCGATGGGGCACGCGGCCGTTGTGGCTCTCATCCATGAGGCCCACTTTGCGACCACCGATCCGAAGGCTGCGGCAGCAGTCCTGCCGGATCGCTGGAGCATTCTCGACCTTACGTAGTGGCCCAGGGCAGGCCACGTGGAGATCTTCATCCTCTCCGGCTGCTTTGCGCATGGCGTCGTTCGCGCAAGCCCGATGGTGGGGAGCGAACGCCCCTGACTACCCTTGGTGGTCGTGCCCGAGGGACATAGCATCCACCGCCTGGCGACCCGGCACGCCGAGTTGTTCGCCGGGGAGAAACCACAGGTCAGTAGCCCTCAGGGCCGGTTCGCCGAAGGGGCCGCGCTGATCTCCGGCACCCTGTTGGAGAGCACCGAGGCGTACGGCAAGCACCTGCTGCACCACTACGCCGGGGAGATGACCCTCCACATCCACCTCGGGCTCTACGGGAAGTTCACCGACGGGGCGGGGGAGCCGCCGGCACCGGTCGGGCAGGTGCGGCTCCGGATGGTCGGCGACCGCCACTGGTTGGACCTGCGCGGCCCCACCGCCTGCGAACTGCTCACCCCGGGTGAGGTCGAGGCACTGCGCGCCCGGCTCGGCCCGGATCCGCTGCGGGCCGACGCCGACCCGGCGCGGGCGTACGCCCGGATCTCCCGCAGCCCGACGCCGCTCGCCGCGCTCCTGCTCGACCAGTCGGTGGTGGCCGGCACCGGGCTGATCTTCGTGACCGAGGCGTTGTTCCGGGCTGGACTGCCGCCGCTGTTGCCCGGTCGGAACCTGACCCCGGCGGGCTGGCAGGCGCTCTGGGCCGATCTGGTGGAGCTGATGACCCTCGCCGTCGAGCGGGGGCGGATCGACACCGTCCGCCCGGCACACCTGCCCGAGGCGATGGGGCGAGCGCCGCGCGTCGACCGGCACGGCGGCGAGGTGTACGTCTACCGCCGCAGCGGCGACCCCTGCCACGTCTGCGGCTCGGCGGTCAGCCGGGGTGAGTTGGGCGGGCGGAACCTCTACTGGTGCGCTGCCTGCCAGGCCGGCTGACCCGGCCGTTGCCCTGCGGCTCAGGCCGGATCGGCCGCTCGCGGTCCGGCTTGGTGGTCGGGCCGGCCCGCACCGCCGGCCCGACCACCGCGCTCAGACCAGCCGGCGGATGTCGCCGTACGCCCGGTAGAAGCCGCCCCGGCCGGACTCGCGGACCTCGGGGACCAGGTAGCGGGCCCCCCGTTCGCGGATGCCCTTGGGGAACTGCACCGACCAGTCCCGGTGGTAGCCGTCGGAGAGCACCTGGATGCGCAGCCGGCCGCGCTCCTCCACGCACTGCACGACCACCCCGCCCTCGGCGTGGTGGACCACCTCGATCGTGGTGGACGGAGCGGTGGCGGCCATCCGGGGTGGGGCCTTCACGTCCACCACCTGCGGGACGCTGCCGCCCTCGGCCGCCCGGATCGCCGGCTCGCTGGCGTCGATGCAGGCCAGGTACCCGCCGGTGGTGACCACGTAGAGGCGGTCGTCGTGGTACTGCATGGAGTACGCCGAACCGCAGCCGGTGCCGAGCTTCCAGAGCCGGTTGCCGGCCTCGTCGAAGCAGTAGATCGAGGAGTGGTTGTCCCCGGCGAAGACGTACCGGCCGTTCTCGGTGGCGGCGCAGGAGAAGACCGGGGCGTCGCAGTGGTACGTCAGGTCGGCCCGGCCAGGCTTGGTCAGGCGGACGACCTGGCGGGTGCCGGTGCCGGCGAAGACGTGGTCGCGTTCCTGCCAGCCGAAGAGGACCGAGCCGGTGCGGGTGTTCCACAGCTCCTGGCCGGTGCGCCAGTCGTAGCCGGTGACCCCCGCCGAGTGGCCGTGGTAGATCGCGTCGTCGTCGCAGCGCACCATCCACGCCGACGAGCCGCGCCCCGGCCGCCGCCAGAGGAACTCGTCCTCGTGGTCGACGGCGGAGATCCCGCCGCCCGCGTCGGAGACGCCGAGCACCCCGTCGTGGATGTCCAGCCAGTAGATGTCGATCTCCGGTGCGATGGTGTACGCCACCCGGGGCACCTTGCCGGAGAGGTCGTAGACGTTGCCGTCGTCGCAGCCGGCGTAGATCCAGGCGTCGTCGGCGACGATGCACTTCACTCCGTCGGGCAGCCGGACCTGGCTGAGCACCTGGGCGTCGTGGCCGAGGGTGGTGATGACCCCGTGCTCGTTGCCCACCATGCAGTGCTGGCCGTCGACGAAGATGCCGAACGCCGGGGCACCGGAGTGGTACCGCCAGAGCACCGGAGCGGTGCGCGCGGTGGAGTGGGTGCTGACGATCTGGCGGCGGCTGACCGCGCGCTTCTGCCGCACGCCGCGCACCGCCGGGGCGTACCCCTTGCGGACCTTCTCGCCGATCTTCTTCGCGGCGGCGGCGCGGGCCTTCGCGTTGTCCGCGAAGCTGCTGGTCTTGACCTGCCCCTGGTCACCGATCCGGCCGTAGCGGACGGTCAGGTCGCAGCCGTCCACGACGGTCTCGTAGAACTTGTGCGCCCCACCGTCCGTTTCGGACAGCTCGAGGTACGTCGTCTCCTGTGCCATGGGGAATCCTCCGGGGGCGGGGCGACCGGTGGCGATCCGACCGGTACGTCGACAGCCCGCACACCGTAACCCCCGCCCCCGACAAGGCCGCCGCACCGGGCCTGACCTGCGGCTCAGTCGTCGCCGAGAAGCCAGCGGACCACCTCGACCTGCTGCGGGAACACCTGCCCCTCGCCGATGCTCCAGGCCAGCGTCTGGCCGATCGCCCAGCCCCGCACCCGTTCCCGGTCCAGCCCCAGCTCGGCGGTGAGCCGGTCCAACCGGTGACGCACCGCCGCCGGCGAGTGGCCCAGCTCCGCGCCGCGGACCATCGGCACCACACTGAACTCGCGTTCGCCCACCAGCGGCTTCGGGTCGATCACCAGCCAGGGCTCGCGGCCGGCCCGCAGCACGTTGCCGGCGTGCAGGTCCTGGTTGACCAGCACCTGCTCGCCCTGCGTCGGGGCCAGGCCGGTGAGCAGGTCGCGGGCGGCGTCGAGGAGCCGCCGTTCGTACGGCCGACCGGCCCGTTCCCAGTTGCCCGGCAGCCGTTCCACCCAGCCGGCCGCCTCCTCGGCGAGCGAGGTGAACGGGGCACCTGCCGGCCGCCAGAGCCGGGGGAGCAGGTCGACGACCACTCCGAGCGCCTCCTCCGGCGGGCGGTGGGACAGCGGCTCCCCGGGGACGCACCGCTCGATCAGCAGGGCCCGCCACGCCGGCTCGTGCGCCAGCAACCGCACCGCGCCGTCGCCGTCCCACCGCGCCAGCGCCGCCGCCTCGTGCTCGCTGTCCCAGTCGGGATACTGGAGCTTGAGCACGGCCGGTGTGCCGTCCGGCAGGTCGGCGGCGAGCGCCAGCGACACGAACGCCCCCGGGTACGCCGGGCCGAGCCGCAGCGACCACCGGTCCACGCAGGCGGCCAGCCGCTCCGGCAGCACCGCCAGCCACTCCCGCCCGGCGGGCACCCGCCGCAACCAGTCCAGCCGCTGAGGTATCTCCAGTTCCATCGGACCATCCTCGGGTCGGTCCGGCCCGGTCGTACAACCGTTTCCGGTCAGCCTCCGTCTAAATGGGGGAACGACGGAGGTAACCGGATGCCGGACGCATCGGATCAGGAGTACACGGAGTACGTCACCGCGCGGCTGCCGGCCCTGCACCGGCTGGCGTACGCGTTGTGCGGTGATGCCGACGAAGCGGACGACCTGGTGCAGGAGGCGGTGACCCGGCTGTACCAGCGCTGGTCGAAGGTCTCCCGGGCAGAGCGGATCGACGCGTACGTCCGGACGGTGGTGGTGCGGCTGTTCCTGGACGGCAAGCGGCGTGGCTGGTGGCGGGTACGCCTCTCCGCCGTCCCGCCGGACCCGCCACCCGTCTCCGGGGACGCGGGGATCGAGGACCGGACCGTGCTGCGGGCCGCGCTGACCCGGGTGCCGCCCCGGCAGCGGGCGGTGCTAGTGCTGCGCTTCCTGCACGACCTGTCCGTGGACGAGGTGGCCCACACCCTGGGCTGCTCCGCCGGGACGGTGAAGAGCCAGACCGCGCACGGGCTGGCCGCGATGCGCCGATTGCTCGGCGGGTCGACGCCGACCGTGAGCGCAGTGAGGGAGAGGAGCTGACAGTGGACGACGACCGAATCGCCGGGCTGTTGCGCGCGCTGGACGAGGAATCTGGCCGTCCGCCCCGGATCGACGTTGCCCGTGCCGTACGCGACGGACGCCGTCGCCGTCGTCGTCGAGCAGCCGGGGTGGGCGCGGGCGCGGCGGTGACGCTGGCGGCGGTGGCAGCCGTGCCGGTACTGGCCGACTCGGCACCGCCGACCACGCCGGCCGCGGTGACGCCACCGACGAGATGCGTGGCCGAGTTGCTGCCTCTCCCCGGTCGGGCTACCTACGGCACGGTGCTGGCAGGGGACCCGACCGGCCGTTACCTGGCCGGCCGGACCAACGGGACAACCGACACGATGTGGGGCACGCAGTCGGTGATCTGGGTGGACGGACGGGTTCAGCGGATGCCGGCGCCGGTCCGGGACATGTGGCCCCGGGACGTCACCTCCTCCGGGCAGGTGGTGGGCGTCGCCGACGGCGGGGCGTACCTCTACCAGGCCGATCCAGTGGATCGGGGCGCGTCGTCGGAGCCGGCGGGCGGGCCCGGCAAGGTCCGCCGGCTTCTCGGCGGGGTGGGCCGGCAGCCGGTCGCGATCAACGAAGCGGGCCGGATCGCAGGCGAGCTTCAGGTGACAGCCGGCAACCGGGGAACCCGGTCGGTGCCGATCCTCTGGGCCTCGCCGACCAGCGAGCCTGTCGATCTGCCCCTGCCCGGTTCGGACTGGCAGGGACATGTGCGGGACATCGGCGACGACGGGACGGTCGTCGGCACGGTGAGCGACGGGTTCGCGCCCGACCACGCCAGGGGCTACCTCTGGCGGGCGGACGGCACGGGCGAGTTCCTGCCACTGCCGCAGATGAGGGACGGACCGGCCACCGCCTTCTGGCCGGTCTCGGTCCGGGGTTCCTGGGTCGTCGGCACAGCCCGCCGCGCCCTGTCCGACACGGTCCAGGAGGAGGTCGTCCGACTGGACCTGACGACCGGGACGTTCGCTCCGCTGCCGCAGCCGGCCGAGTTCCAGCCCACGGCCGGTAACGCGCAGGGCTGGGCCGTCGGGCAGGTCGACGGGACAAGCGGCAACGGACGCGTCGGGCTGCTCACCGACACCGGACTGCTCGACCTCCCCGAACCCGAGCACCAAGCGGAACGGTACGACCCGAGAGTCAGCGTGGTCAGCGACGACGCCCGGACGATCGGCGGCACCCAGACCGTCCGTCGCGACCGCGATCCGCTGCAGGTGGCCTCGGCGCTGTCCCTCGTCGACCACCGTCCGGTTCGATGGACCTGCCGCTGAGGCTGACGGATCGTGGGACCCCGACCACCGGCCGGGGTCCCACGATCAGGCCGAGAGCGCGTCGACCGCCTTGCGGGCGGCGATGAGCACCGGGTCCCAGACCGGGGCGTAGGGCGGCGCGTAACCGAGGTCGAGGCCGGTCATCGCGTCCACCGTCATGCCGTTCCACAGCGCCACGGCCAGCGTGTCGATCCGCTTGGCCGCCTCGGACCAGCCGACGATCTGCGCGCCGAGCAGC encodes:
- a CDS encoding glycosyltransferase family 4 protein yields the protein MLVDNAVHGDSRVQKAARSAAAAGWDVTLLGRSPDGVPHRWRLGRAEVRLLPMGGGPGTGAQARRRRAVAALGGLRKPLELAYTRFWSATMRERAWRRLEPSLWQYERAYGPVVDALDPDLVHAHDFRMLGVGARAKLRARERGRTVRLLWDAHEFLPGIKPWRDNVRWLPAHRAHEREYAPYADAVVTVSDELARLLQAEHGLAERPAVVLNAPDLPDGVTPTESLRQRCGIGPEVPLLVYSGAAAPQRGLGVLVEALPALPGSHLAFVVNRPDGDYVQGLVARATELGVADRLHVGGYVAADEVVSLLAGADVGVIPIEHWPNHEIALITKFFEYSHARLPIVVSDVRTMAETVRRTGQGEVFRAGDVADLVRAVRTVLADPARYRAAYDAPGLLKSWSWPAQAEVLDRIYTFLLPPGNGTITP
- a CDS encoding phosphotransferase codes for the protein MTVLMSPEQIAHRTARAVDAAVHAGRGLGLTVTDPKVLYEVFSVVVHLAPSPVVARVLTVLPHYADLDSQAARQRAELDVTRWLADRGVPVIPPSPLVPREPVQRDGFSMTFWQLVDVDPDAQPDYVANAGLVADLHAAMRDYPGDLSFLSAAEPRFVEDSLALLADHPDLLDPADLDRARREWQVLEPLVRSRATFERTFPGIDLQPIHGDCPAVNIVPEARGHLYADFEMVMSGPVEWDLAGLGPDCEAAYDREARRRGLRELNKDVLGFVNAVGMLRGVACLALAPQLPMLADATRPLLEQWRSMPFAGGLTG
- a CDS encoding helix-turn-helix transcriptional regulator, translating into MPDHLYGPQEIGERLGVSRERVRQLTLRPDWPAPYDRLAMGTVWRKEDIEEWIGKYRPHLIEADDDEATGA
- a CDS encoding Fpg/Nei family DNA glycosylase — translated: MPEGHSIHRLATRHAELFAGEKPQVSSPQGRFAEGAALISGTLLESTEAYGKHLLHHYAGEMTLHIHLGLYGKFTDGAGEPPAPVGQVRLRMVGDRHWLDLRGPTACELLTPGEVEALRARLGPDPLRADADPARAYARISRSPTPLAALLLDQSVVAGTGLIFVTEALFRAGLPPLLPGRNLTPAGWQALWADLVELMTLAVERGRIDTVRPAHLPEAMGRAPRVDRHGGEVYVYRRSGDPCHVCGSAVSRGELGGRNLYWCAACQAG
- a CDS encoding WGR domain-containing protein, which produces MAQETTYLELSETDGGAHKFYETVVDGCDLTVRYGRIGDQGQVKTSSFADNAKARAAAAKKIGEKVRKGYAPAVRGVRQKRAVSRRQIVSTHSTARTAPVLWRYHSGAPAFGIFVDGQHCMVGNEHGVITTLGHDAQVLSQVRLPDGVKCIVADDAWIYAGCDDGNVYDLSGKVPRVAYTIAPEIDIYWLDIHDGVLGVSDAGGGISAVDHEDEFLWRRPGRGSSAWMVRCDDDAIYHGHSAGVTGYDWRTGQELWNTRTGSVLFGWQERDHVFAGTGTRQVVRLTKPGRADLTYHCDAPVFSCAATENGRYVFAGDNHSSIYCFDEAGNRLWKLGTGCGSAYSMQYHDDRLYVVTTGGYLACIDASEPAIRAAEGGSVPQVVDVKAPPRMAATAPSTTIEVVHHAEGGVVVQCVEERGRLRIQVLSDGYHRDWSVQFPKGIRERGARYLVPEVRESGRGGFYRAYGDIRRLV
- a CDS encoding aminoglycoside phosphotransferase family protein is translated as MELEIPQRLDWLRRVPAGREWLAVLPERLAACVDRWSLRLGPAYPGAFVSLALAADLPDGTPAVLKLQYPDWDSEHEAAALARWDGDGAVRLLAHEPAWRALLIERCVPGEPLSHRPPEEALGVVVDLLPRLWRPAGAPFTSLAEEAAGWVERLPGNWERAGRPYERRLLDAARDLLTGLAPTQGEQVLVNQDLHAGNVLRAGREPWLVIDPKPLVGEREFSVVPMVRGAELGHSPAAVRHRLDRLTAELGLDRERVRGWAIGQTLAWSIGEGQVFPQQVEVVRWLLGDD
- a CDS encoding SigE family RNA polymerase sigma factor, producing the protein MPDASDQEYTEYVTARLPALHRLAYALCGDADEADDLVQEAVTRLYQRWSKVSRAERIDAYVRTVVVRLFLDGKRRGWWRVRLSAVPPDPPPVSGDAGIEDRTVLRAALTRVPPRQRAVLVLRFLHDLSVDEVAHTLGCSAGTVKSQTAHGLAAMRRLLGGSTPTVSAVRERS